One region of Candidatus Rokuibacteriota bacterium genomic DNA includes:
- a CDS encoding phenylacetate--CoA ligase: MFQPSVETRPREQLEALQLERMRRTLGLIKENAAYRKRLGSVDAEALRSAADWARLPFLTKDALRDAYPLQLCCAPRGTIKRVHMSSGTTGNPIVNPYTRADIAQWGEVMARCYVAAGVTSADVVQITPSFGLFTGGFGFHYGAERLGVMVVPAGAGRSALQLKLMKDLGATVLAGIATYPLRLLEVAREEGFDLRELRLRVAILGSEMWSDDLRALIERELGIETFDIIGMTESGGPGLGIDCRAHGGIHVWEDHYYCEIVDPLTGSLRPDGQEGELVLSTLTREGLPLVRYRTHDLTRVVSRDPCACGRTHLRLDRLRGRTDDMVIFKGVNFYPCQIESLVVGRAGLGHEYQVLLERSPEGADRMRLLVEVKPDFDPESLRGLQREFKDLLNLTPEVTTLKEGGIPRPQGKAVRVVDRRATQP, translated from the coding sequence ATGTTCCAGCCCTCGGTAGAGACGCGCCCGCGGGAGCAGCTCGAAGCCCTCCAGCTCGAGCGGATGCGCCGCACGCTCGGTCTCATCAAGGAGAACGCGGCCTACCGCAAGCGCCTCGGCTCCGTGGACGCCGAGGCGCTCCGGTCCGCCGCCGACTGGGCGCGGCTCCCGTTCCTGACCAAGGATGCGCTGCGCGACGCCTACCCTCTCCAGCTCTGCTGCGCGCCCCGAGGAACCATCAAGCGGGTGCACATGTCCTCCGGGACCACCGGCAATCCCATCGTGAACCCGTACACCCGCGCCGACATCGCCCAGTGGGGCGAGGTCATGGCCCGCTGCTACGTGGCGGCGGGCGTCACCTCTGCCGACGTCGTCCAGATCACGCCGTCCTTCGGGCTGTTCACCGGAGGCTTCGGCTTCCACTACGGCGCCGAGCGGCTGGGCGTCATGGTGGTGCCGGCGGGCGCCGGGCGCAGTGCCCTGCAGCTCAAGCTCATGAAGGACCTGGGCGCGACGGTGCTGGCGGGCATCGCTACCTACCCGCTGCGCCTGCTCGAGGTCGCGCGGGAGGAAGGCTTCGACCTGCGGGAGCTGAGGCTGCGGGTGGCCATCCTGGGATCGGAGATGTGGTCCGATGACCTGCGCGCCCTCATCGAGCGCGAGCTCGGCATCGAGACCTTCGACATCATCGGCATGACCGAGAGCGGCGGGCCGGGGCTCGGCATCGACTGCCGGGCCCACGGCGGGATCCACGTCTGGGAGGACCACTACTACTGCGAGATCGTCGATCCCCTGACCGGCAGCCTGCGCCCGGACGGGCAGGAGGGGGAGCTGGTGCTCTCGACGCTCACACGCGAGGGACTGCCCCTCGTCCGGTACCGGACCCACGACCTCACCCGCGTGGTGAGCCGGGATCCCTGCGCCTGCGGGCGTACCCATCTCCGGCTCGACCGGCTGCGGGGGCGCACCGATGACATGGTGATCTTCAAGGGGGTGAACTTCTACCCGTGCCAGATCGAGTCGCTGGTCGTGGGGCGAGCAGGCCTCGGCCACGAGTACCAGGTGCTGCTCGAGCGCAGCCCCGAGGGCGCCGACCGGATGCGCCTGCTCGTCGAGGTGAAGCCGGATTTCGATCCGGAGAGCCTGAGGGGGCTCCAGCGGGAGTTCAAGGATCTGCTCAACCTCACGCCGGAAGTGACGACCCTCAAGGAGGGAGGGATCCCGCGACCCCAGGGGAAGGCCGTGAGGGTCGTGGACCGTCGCGCCACCCAACCATGA
- a CDS encoding tetratricopeptide repeat protein: MPVPDLLAAWRRTSRVVRWTVVALAALSLLGAAAFGGYSWYNAQDARGRLALVAAAELAQQATAAGASAEARDRALRALEAVLTEYPRFSGAAEAAYRLGNLRFEAGQHAAARGAYEIAIAKGATATLRSLAAVGIGYTWEAQRDHARAQVAFQAALGGLTPKDFLYEEGLLGLARAQEFGGNPAAARETYSRLLKERPDSRRAADIRSRLASPETPPKQ, encoded by the coding sequence ATGCCGGTGCCGGATCTTCTGGCGGCCTGGCGCAGGACCTCCCGTGTGGTGCGCTGGACCGTCGTGGCGCTCGCCGCGCTGAGCCTGCTGGGGGCCGCGGCCTTCGGCGGCTACAGCTGGTACAACGCGCAGGACGCGCGTGGCCGCCTGGCGCTCGTCGCTGCAGCGGAGCTCGCCCAGCAGGCCACGGCGGCCGGAGCGTCGGCCGAGGCCCGTGACCGAGCGCTCCGGGCTCTCGAGGCCGTCCTCACCGAGTACCCGCGATTCTCCGGAGCCGCCGAGGCGGCCTACCGGCTCGGCAATCTCCGCTTCGAGGCCGGCCAGCACGCCGCCGCGCGCGGCGCCTACGAGATCGCCATCGCCAAGGGCGCCACGGCCACCCTGAGGAGCCTGGCGGCTGTCGGCATCGGATACACCTGGGAGGCTCAGCGCGACCACGCCAGGGCCCAGGTCGCCTTTCAGGCGGCCCTCGGCGGGCTGACCCCGAAGGATTTCCTCTACGAGGAGGGGCTCTTGGGATTGGCCCGTGCCCAGGAGTTCGGCGGCAATCCGGCGGCGGCGCGCGAGACTTACTCGCGCCTGCTCAAGGAGCGCCCGGATAGCCGGCGCGCCGCCGACATCCGTAGCCGGCTCGCCAGCCCCGAGACCCCTCCAAAGCAGTAA